In one Brassica oleracea var. oleracea cultivar TO1000 chromosome C9, BOL, whole genome shotgun sequence genomic region, the following are encoded:
- the LOC106315211 gene encoding uncharacterized protein LOC106315211 → MESYSTKLTWESLRPRGEKQDWAGKVWFKGHVPSHAFMMWVAHLDRLPTRSRLASWGLQIDTCCCVCNHFHETRDHVFLRCEYAEQIWKMAIRRLGYRPVLFHTWDALLAWIEMRVRHCPSTLRKLTVQAILYRLWRERNQRLHNASPTPPQVSFKEIDRQIRNTILAMKHRRNFKNLMQIWLTHE, encoded by the coding sequence ATGGAGTCCTACTCAACTAAGCTCACATGGGAATCTCTAAGACCCCGAGGAGAGAAGCAAGACTGGGCAGGAAAGGTTTGGTTCAAAGGTCATGTTCCAAGTCACGCGTTTATGATGTGGGTCGCACACTTGGATAGGCTTCCCACAAGGTCTCGCTTGGCTTCGTGGGGACTCCAAATTGACACATGCTGTTGTGTGTGTAATCATTTCCATGAAACACGTGATCATGTGTTCCTTAGATGTGAGTATGCAGAGCAAATTTGGAAAATGGCAATTAGGCGACTGGGATACAGACCAGTCCTCTTCCACACTTGGGATGCTCTTCTTGCTTGGATAGAAATGAGGGTTAGACACTGTCCTTCGACTCTTCGTAAGCTAACTGTTCAAGCTATCCTATACAGGCTTTGGCGTGAGAGGAATCAGCGGCTGCACAATGCCTCACCAACACCACCCCAAGTAAGCTTTAAGGAGATAGACAGACAGATAAGGAACACCATCTTGGCTATGAAACACCGCAGGAACTTCAAAAACCTCATGCAAATCTGGTTGACTCATGAGTAA
- the LOC106313481 gene encoding glutamate decarboxylase 1-like, producing MVLSHAASDSDVSVHSTFASRYVRTSLPRFKMPENSIPKEAAYQIINDELMLDGNPRLNLASFVTTWMEPECDKLIMSSINKNYVDMDEYPVTTELQNRCVNMIAHLFNAPLGETETAVGVGTVGSSEAIMLAGLAFKRKWQNKRKAEGKPFDKPNIVTGANVQVCWEKFARYFEVELKEVKLSEGYYVMDPEKAVEMVDENTICVAAILGSTLNGEFEDVKLLNDLLVIKNKETGWDTPIHVDAASGGFIAPFFYPELEWDFRLPLVKSINVSGHKYGLVYAGIGWVVWRNKEDLPEELIFHINYLGADQPTFTLNFSKGSSQVIAQYYQLIRLGHEGYRNVMENCRENMVVLREGLEKTGRFNIVSKDEGVPLVAFSLKDSSSHTEFEISDMLRRYGWIVPAYTMPPNAQHITVLRVVIREDFSRTLAERLVIDIEKVMRELDELPSRVIHKISLGEEKSEANGDNLMVTVKKSDMEKQREVINGWKKFVSDRKKTNGIC from the exons ATGGTGCTCTCTCACGCCGCATCGGATTCGGACGTCTCCGTCCACTCCACATTCGCATCACGCTATGTCCGAACTTCACTTCCTAG GTTCAAGATGCCCGAAAACTCGATTCCGAAAGAAGCAGCATATCAGATCATAAACGACGAGCTGATGCTTGACGGCAATCCAAGGTTAAACTTGGCCTCCTTCGTAACGACGTGGATGGAGCCTGAGTGTGATAAACTCATCATGTCCTCCATCAACAAGAACTACGTCGACATGGACGAGTACCCTGTCACCACCGAGCTCCAG AACCGATGTGTGAACATGATTGCACATCTATTCAATGCTCCGCTAGGAGAGACAGAGACAGCCGTCGGAGTAGGGACCGTTGGATCATCTGAGGCCATAATGTTGGCCGGTTTGGCTTTCAAACGTAAATGGCAGAACAAGCGTAAAGCTGAAGGCAAACCCTTTGATAAACCCAATATTGTCACCGGAGCCAATGTTCAA GTGTGCTGGGAGAAATTCGCTAGGTACTTTGAGGTTGAGCTTAAGGAAGTGAAACTAAGCGAAGGATATTATGTGATGGATCCGGAGAAAGCTGTTGAGATGGTCGATGAGAACACTATATGTGTTGCGGCCATTCTTGGTTCCACTCTTAATGGAGAGTTTGAAGATGTCAAACTCTTGAACGATCTCTTGGTCATAAAGAACAAAGAAACCGG ATGGGACACACCAATCCATGTGGATGCAGCAAGTGGAGGATTCATAGCACCGTTTTTTTATCCAGAATTGGAATGGGACTTTAGATTGCCGTTGGTGAAGAGTATAAATGTGAGTGGTCACAAGTATGGGCTTGTGTACGCAGGTATTGGCTGGGTCGTCTGGAGAAACAAAGAAGATTTGCCTGAGGAACTCATCTTCCATATCAATTATCTTGGTGCTGACCAACCCACATTTACACTCAATTTCTCCAAAG GTTCGAGTCAAGTCATAGCTCAATACTACCAACTTATCCGACTGGGCCACGAG GGTTATAGAAATGTGATGGAGAACTGCAGAGAGAATATGGTCGTGTTAAGGGAAGGACTTGAGAAGACAGGAAGGTTCAATATTGTATCAAAGGATGAGGGAGTGCCACTTGTAGCTTTCTCATTAAAAGATAGCAGTTCTCACACTGAGTTCGAGATCTCCGACATGCTTCGCAG ATACGGATGGATTGTGCCTGCATATACAATGCCTCCAAACGCACAACACATAACTGTTCTTCGAGTAGTCATCAGAGAAGATTTCTCAAGAACACTCGCAGAGAGACTTGTGATCGATATTGAGAAAGTGATGCGTGAGCTCGATGAGCTTCCTTCGCGAGTAATCCACAAGATTTCGCTAGGAGAGGAGAAGAGTGAAGCTAATGGTGATAACTTGATGGTGACGGTGAAGAAAAGCGATATGGAAAAGCAGAGAGAGGTCATCAACGGCTGGAAGAAGTTTGTTTCCGACAGGAAGAAGACAAATGGTATCTGTTAA